The uncultured Fretibacterium sp. genome has a window encoding:
- a CDS encoding LuxR C-terminal-related transcriptional regulator, whose amino-acid sequence MSEEHFLPPRAGKGILPRARVNAILDAAKERGGHWVYVGAPGGFGKSLAVSQWLAPQRNKHAWITLDPYDNNEGRFVRKFLGGLAFAQRANRRLARAAERVKPPFLEYLFDALDLLLPNTKKYVLVLDDLHHLRDGAVPRALPLLRKRLPSGFTVCLLSRDEPSDIFLDAILKGDMTVLGARDLAFDEEELQRLLTRNGLSPHRATDLLRRTAGWPIAVGALLMGRGAPGGERGEVSPDGALQGEELLRRYLDAHIWSGWDDRVRDFLMQVSLPALLDGRLCRRLTGRPDSAEILESLAFVSRLGNGRYRLHDLFRDFLREKLDESRSADEIHALEKKVADALFEEEDYYAAAAHYIRCSDSRGLSACCAAFRRIAASSSVEDRIAFFKEYVIGGREELPGDLFEGNLPIMTQCAFVYYAEGDARQFLRLMDKIERELESRSSKDISSSLEKADRDAIQLFCALRALDFRRPLDRYTDELLEGQKDLERLLPDGQIRVGTFTAAMPMLHRSLMDHSDLARGRDLYVQAARRRRAFTPLLGNEHQVMLECQLAGILYESSRLPEACFRALRAQEMMETTPCRAEVRFSADLILSAILRGLGRTDEAAKIETEMERRIEGEGLLLLRPSLRAWRFAARIAGGDGKAAREWLDTYAAPLTGGLPLYRMYQHFVTERALLAVREDALAVLFGEKLLRLGMNFRRRLDTIEASLLLSIAHRNLGNRKKSLLCMKRALKIGALCNFPRLFIDDAPALAPILDALLRTHKTHRTLWIDFAVRVRAAMTGTDTASPPEMEEETAAVPVLSGRQERILELLERNASYGEIARDLGIAHSTAKYHVLRLYRTLGASSAAEALARAGRAGPHSPDTNAPQPERGASPSR is encoded by the coding sequence ATGTCCGAGGAACACTTCCTTCCGCCCCGTGCAGGAAAGGGGATTTTGCCCCGCGCGAGGGTGAACGCGATTCTGGATGCCGCGAAGGAGCGCGGAGGGCACTGGGTCTACGTCGGGGCTCCCGGCGGGTTCGGAAAGAGCCTCGCCGTCTCGCAGTGGCTGGCCCCGCAGCGCAACAAGCACGCCTGGATCACGCTGGACCCCTACGACAACAACGAGGGCCGTTTCGTCCGAAAGTTCCTGGGAGGGCTCGCCTTCGCCCAGAGGGCCAACCGGAGGCTGGCCCGGGCCGCAGAGCGGGTGAAGCCCCCCTTTCTGGAGTATCTCTTCGACGCCCTGGACCTGCTCTTACCCAACACCAAAAAGTACGTTCTGGTCCTGGACGACCTTCACCATCTGCGGGACGGGGCGGTGCCGCGGGCACTCCCCCTGCTCCGGAAACGCCTCCCCTCCGGGTTCACCGTCTGTCTCCTGAGCCGGGACGAGCCCTCGGACATCTTCCTGGACGCCATCTTGAAGGGCGATATGACCGTCCTGGGCGCCCGAGACCTGGCCTTCGACGAGGAGGAACTGCAAAGGCTTTTGACTCGAAACGGCCTTTCCCCCCACCGGGCGACCGACCTCCTGAGGCGGACCGCGGGCTGGCCCATAGCGGTGGGGGCCCTTTTGATGGGGCGCGGGGCTCCTGGAGGGGAAAGGGGGGAAGTTTCCCCCGACGGGGCCCTGCAGGGGGAGGAGCTGCTGCGCCGCTACCTGGACGCTCACATCTGGAGCGGTTGGGACGACCGGGTTCGGGACTTCCTGATGCAGGTCTCCCTGCCCGCATTGCTGGACGGACGGCTGTGTCGCCGCCTGACGGGACGACCGGACAGCGCCGAAATCCTCGAGTCCCTGGCCTTCGTCTCCCGTCTGGGGAACGGACGTTATCGCCTGCACGACCTCTTTCGGGACTTTTTGAGGGAGAAGCTCGACGAAAGCCGCAGTGCCGACGAAATTCACGCCCTCGAGAAAAAGGTGGCCGACGCGCTCTTCGAGGAGGAGGATTACTACGCCGCCGCCGCGCACTACATCCGATGCTCCGACTCCAGGGGACTGTCCGCCTGCTGCGCGGCCTTTCGGCGAATCGCCGCCTCCAGCTCGGTGGAGGACCGCATCGCGTTCTTCAAGGAATACGTGATCGGCGGACGCGAGGAACTCCCCGGGGACCTTTTTGAGGGGAACCTTCCCATAATGACCCAATGCGCGTTCGTGTACTATGCGGAGGGGGACGCCCGGCAGTTCCTCCGGCTTATGGACAAGATTGAACGAGAGCTGGAAAGCCGGAGCTCGAAGGACATCTCCTCATCCCTGGAAAAAGCGGACAGGGATGCCATCCAGCTCTTCTGTGCGCTCCGGGCACTGGATTTCCGCAGGCCCCTGGACCGCTATACGGACGAGCTCCTGGAGGGACAAAAGGACCTGGAGCGTCTCCTGCCCGACGGACAGATCCGGGTGGGAACCTTCACCGCGGCCATGCCCATGCTGCACCGCTCCCTGATGGACCACTCGGACCTGGCCCGGGGCCGCGACCTCTACGTCCAGGCCGCCAGGAGGCGGAGGGCCTTTACTCCCCTTTTGGGAAACGAGCATCAGGTCATGCTGGAATGCCAGCTTGCGGGGATCCTCTACGAGAGCAGCCGCCTCCCCGAGGCCTGTTTCCGGGCCCTGAGGGCCCAGGAGATGATGGAGACGACGCCCTGCAGGGCGGAGGTGCGTTTCTCCGCGGACCTGATCTTGTCGGCCATCCTGAGGGGGTTGGGGCGGACGGACGAGGCCGCGAAAATCGAGACGGAGATGGAACGGCGCATCGAGGGGGAGGGGCTCCTGCTCCTGCGCCCCAGCCTCCGGGCCTGGCGCTTCGCCGCCCGCATCGCAGGCGGAGACGGAAAGGCGGCGCGGGAGTGGCTCGACACCTACGCCGCCCCCCTCACCGGCGGTCTGCCCCTGTACCGGATGTACCAGCACTTCGTCACGGAACGGGCGCTGCTCGCCGTCCGGGAGGACGCCCTGGCCGTCCTGTTCGGGGAGAAGCTGCTGAGGCTGGGGATGAATTTTCGGCGCCGACTGGACACGATCGAGGCATCTTTGCTGCTCTCGATCGCCCACAGGAACCTGGGGAACCGCAAAAAAAGCCTCCTTTGTATGAAAAGGGCGCTCAAGATCGGGGCGCTCTGCAATTTCCCGAGGCTCTTCATCGACGACGCGCCCGCCCTCGCCCCGATCCTCGACGCCCTGCTTCGGACCCACAAAACGCACAGAACCCTCTGGATCGACTTCGCGGTCCGGGTCCGGGCGGCCATGACGGGGACCGATACGGCATCTCCACCGGAAATGGAGGAGGAGACTGCGGCGGTCCCCGTCCTGAGCGGCAGGCAGGAGCGGATTCTGGAACTTCTCGAGAGGAATGCGAGCTACGGGGAGATCGCGAGGGACCTTGGAATCGCCCACAGCACGGCAAAATACCACGTCCTCAGGCTCTACCGCACGTTAGGAGCCTCGAGCGCCGCCGAGGCCCTTGCCCGTGCAGGCCGTGCCGGGCCCCACAGCCCCGACACCAACGCTCCCCAGCCGGAGCGCGGGGCGTCCCCTTCCAGGTAA